Proteins from a genomic interval of Myxococcales bacterium:
- a CDS encoding GTP-binding protein codes for MPRTVPIERVRNIGIMAHIDAGKTTTTERILFYTGVNYKLGEVHDGAATMDWMQQEQERGITITSAATACAWLGHSVNIIDTPGHVDFTIEVERSLRVLDGAVAIFCGVGGVEPQSETVWHQANRYGVPRIAFVNKMDRIGADFDRVVSMLRDRLNANPVPIQLPIGTADEFVGVIDLIEQKAIYWDDDSLGVEYSREEVPASHLKATAEAREKLVEAVADIDEDIMAKYLDAEEISADEIRAALRAGVLNNQLLPVLCGAAFKNKGVQTLLDAVIHYLPSPVDIPAAVGYRVKDDKQVPRKASDDEPFAALAFKIVSDKHAGQLTYLRVYSGHAKAGDSLINANRGKKERVG; via the coding sequence ATGCCTCGTACCGTCCCGATTGAGCGTGTAAGGAACATTGGCATCATGGCGCACATCGATGCCGGCAAGACAACGACAACGGAACGAATCCTCTTTTACACCGGTGTGAACTACAAACTCGGTGAGGTACACGACGGCGCTGCCACTATGGACTGGATGCAACAAGAGCAGGAGCGTGGCATCACCATTACGTCGGCGGCGACCGCCTGCGCGTGGCTCGGCCATTCTGTCAATATTATCGACACGCCGGGTCATGTCGATTTTACGATCGAAGTAGAACGGTCCCTTCGAGTACTCGACGGGGCCGTTGCTATTTTCTGCGGCGTCGGTGGTGTCGAGCCGCAGTCGGAGACGGTCTGGCACCAGGCCAATCGATACGGAGTCCCGCGGATCGCGTTCGTAAACAAGATGGACCGTATTGGTGCCGACTTTGACCGGGTGGTTTCAATGCTGCGTGACCGATTGAACGCAAATCCAGTCCCCATTCAACTGCCGATCGGTACTGCAGATGAATTTGTCGGCGTGATCGATCTGATCGAGCAAAAGGCTATCTACTGGGACGACGATTCTCTTGGTGTCGAGTACTCCCGAGAAGAAGTCCCGGCCTCACACCTCAAAGCGACTGCCGAGGCGCGTGAAAAACTGGTCGAAGCTGTGGCCGATATCGACGAAGACATCATGGCCAAGTACCTCGACGCCGAGGAAATCAGCGCAGACGAAATTCGCGCAGCCCTGCGAGCCGGAGTCTTGAACAATCAACTGCTTCCTGTTCTGTGCGGTGCCGCATTCAAGAACAAGGGCGTTCAGACCCTGCTCGACGCAGTCATCCACTACCTGCCGTCTCCGGTCGACATCCCGGCTGCAGTCGGCTATCGCGTCAAGGACGACAAGCAGGTGCCTCGAAAGGCATCTGACGACGAGCCCTTTGCCGCATTGGCGTTCAAGATCGTGAGCGACAAACATGCAGGGCAGCTCACCTATTTGCGCGTCTATTCAGGACACGCAAAAGCCGGGGATTCGTTGATCAACGCGAATCGCGGCAAGAAGGAACGGGTCGGAC
- the rpsG gene encoding 30S ribosomal protein S7 has translation MPRRGAVPKRPAPIDSRHGDRTVGRFINVLMRDGKKSTAEGIIYGAFDMIESKMRSEPLTMFRRALENIRPRVEVKSRRVGGTTYQVPIEIRPERASSLAMRWLKENARKRPGKNMVEKLANEIIDAANERGESVKKREDTHRMAEANKAFAHYRW, from the coding sequence ATGCCGAGACGTGGAGCCGTACCGAAGCGCCCAGCACCCATCGATTCCAGGCATGGGGATCGCACGGTGGGTCGCTTCATCAATGTTCTCATGAGAGACGGAAAGAAGAGCACCGCCGAGGGAATCATTTACGGCGCCTTCGACATGATCGAATCAAAAATGCGCAGCGAACCGTTGACGATGTTTCGCCGGGCCCTCGAAAATATCCGGCCCAGGGTCGAGGTAAAGTCACGCAGGGTCGGCGGTACCACCTATCAGGTCCCGATCGAAATCCGGCCCGAGCGCGCTTCGTCTCTCGCCATGCGCTGGTTGAAGGAAAACGCGCGTAAACGACCGGGCAAGAACATGGTCGAGAAGCTCGCGAATGAAATCATCGACGCGGCCAACGAACGAGGGGAGAGCGTCAAGAAGCGCGAAGACACCCATCGGATGGCGGAAGCAAACAAGGCGTTCGCTCACTATCGCTGGTAG
- a CDS encoding 30S ribosomal protein S12: MPTVQQLVRKGRSTKRKASKAPDLEKAPQRRGVCLRVYTTTPKKPNSALRKVARVRLTNGREVNAYIPGVGHTLQEHSVVLVRGGRVKDLPGVRYHIVRGTLDATGVDGRNRSRSKYGTKKPK; the protein is encoded by the coding sequence ATGCCCACCGTTCAACAACTCGTTCGCAAGGGACGTTCCACCAAGCGAAAGGCCTCGAAGGCGCCCGACCTCGAGAAGGCCCCCCAAAGGCGGGGTGTCTGCTTGCGGGTCTATACGACAACTCCGAAGAAGCCCAACTCAGCGTTGCGGAAGGTAGCGAGAGTTCGTCTCACGAATGGCCGGGAAGTAAACGCTTACATCCCCGGCGTCGGCCACACCCTTCAGGAGCACTCGGTGGTGCTCGTGCGCGGTGGACGAGTCAAGGATCTGCCGGGTGTTCGATATCACATTGTTCGTGGAACCCTGGATGCAACCGGCGTCGACGGTCGTAACCGCAGTCGATCGAAGTACGGCACGAAGAAGCCCAAATAG